In Acidianus brierleyi, one genomic interval encodes:
- the cdvC gene encoding cell division protein CdvC: protein MSAQVMLEEMARKYAVLAVKADKDGNSNEAVNYYKKAIEILSQIITLYPDSVAKNAYEQMIKEYKKRIEVLSELVPSSQTQDKETTAELLVKDKPKVSFNDIIGLDDVKETLKEAIIYPSKRPDLFPLGWPRGILLFGPPGCGKTMMAAAVANEIDSNFIQLDAASIMSKWLGEAEKNVAKIFNTAREMSKKENRPSIIFVDELDAILGVFNNEVGGEARVRNQFLKEMDGLLDKSENYKVYVIGATNKPWRLDEPFLRRFQKRIYIPLPDFQERIALLKYYTDKIVTENLNLEEISKATEGYTASDIRDIIQTAHMKVVKEMFEKNLSMPRAVTTNDVMDVLKYRKPSVNQDLVKAYSTWYEKFKAL, encoded by the coding sequence ATGAGTGCACAAGTAATGTTAGAAGAAATGGCCAGAAAGTATGCAGTATTAGCTGTAAAAGCTGATAAGGATGGCAATTCTAATGAAGCAGTAAATTATTACAAAAAAGCCATAGAAATTCTATCTCAAATAATTACGTTATATCCAGATTCAGTAGCAAAAAACGCTTATGAGCAAATGATTAAAGAATACAAAAAAAGAATTGAAGTATTGAGTGAATTAGTACCAAGCTCTCAGACTCAGGATAAAGAAACGACAGCGGAACTATTAGTTAAAGATAAACCTAAAGTATCATTTAATGATATAATAGGCCTTGATGATGTAAAGGAGACATTAAAAGAAGCTATAATTTATCCTAGCAAAAGACCAGATTTGTTCCCATTAGGTTGGCCTAGAGGAATCTTACTATTTGGACCTCCTGGATGTGGAAAGACCATGATGGCTGCTGCAGTAGCTAATGAAATAGATTCTAACTTTATCCAGCTTGACGCAGCATCAATTATGTCAAAATGGCTAGGAGAAGCTGAAAAAAACGTAGCGAAAATATTTAACACTGCAAGAGAAATGTCAAAAAAGGAAAATAGACCATCTATAATATTTGTAGATGAATTAGATGCCATACTTGGTGTTTTTAATAATGAGGTAGGAGGAGAAGCCAGAGTAAGAAACCAGTTTCTTAAAGAGATGGATGGTCTATTAGATAAGAGTGAAAATTATAAGGTTTATGTAATAGGTGCTACTAATAAGCCTTGGAGACTTGACGAACCTTTCCTCAGAAGATTTCAAAAAAGAATATACATTCCTCTCCCTGATTTTCAAGAAAGAATAGCACTATTGAAATATTATACTGATAAGATAGTTACTGAAAATTTAAACTTGGAAGAAATATCTAAAGCTACGGAAGGTTATACTGCTAGCGATATTAGAGATATAATTCAAACAGCACATATGAAAGTGGTAAAAGAGATGTTCGAAAAAAATCTTAGTATGCCTAGAGCCGTGACTACTAATGATGTAATGGACGTGCTAAAATATAGAAAGCCAAGTGTAAACCAAGATTTAGTAAAAGCGTACTCTACTTGGTATGAGAAATTTAAGGCATTATAA